In Paenibacillus stellifer, the DNA window CTCTCGAAATTCAGATCTGTTCGACTAGATCGAAGGTATGACGGACCGTATTGGCTTCAGCGAAGCCTTCTTTCTCACGGACACGGGAGAGCGCCGAGGTCGGGCAGGCTTCCACGCATTTCAGGCAGCCCTTGCAGTATTGATAATCGATCCCTTTCAGGAACATCATCGTTCTGCCCTTCTTGTTGACAGTCTCTTCCCATACGAAGCACATGTCCGGACATACGGTATCGCACTCTGCGCAATTAATGCAGGATTCATTATCATATTTCGGAATAAGTCCCGAACGGGATATGCTGAGATCTTTCAGGAAGCTCGTGCCCGGATTGACGATAGTTCCGCCGATCGGCTGAGTCTCGTAGCCTAGCGGAGAAGTGTCGGAACGGACGAACTCCGGCAAGCTTTCGCCTTCCGGAAGCTCGAAGGTCTGGAATTTCACTTCGTTATAGCCTCTGTCGAACGTCGTGATGGCCGATTGCACCGCTTGCGGATATTTCTTGCCGAGCGATTTCTCGATAACGGCCTTCATTGTGTCGGGATCAAGGAATGGGCAGAGACGGAACAGTCCGCCCAGCATGGCCATATTAACGCGGTTCTTCTCTTCCAGCGCGATGATCGTGGCGTCAACCACGGCGATCGTGCCGGCTGTAACACCCAGCAGCTCCTTCAGTTCCTCGGGTGATTTGGAGGAATTCACGAGCACGGTACTGTCTGCCTGGATGCCGCTCGTTACGTTGACGATCTTGCCCAGCGATTCATGGAAGACGCCGACGACATGCGGTCGTTCAACCGGCGAGGTGTCGCGAATCGGAGTGTTCAAGTCGCAGAAGCGGATGTGAGCCTTAACCGGAGAGCCTTTCTTCTCCGAGCCGTAGGACGAGAAGCTGACGCCGTTCAAGTTAGCGCCTACGACTCCGGCTTCAGCCAGCATCTTGCCGGCAAGGTTCGCACCGAGACCTCCTATGGATTCAAGACGGATCTCGAAGAACCCGAGTTCATTCACTTTCGGTAATTGTACCACCGACATAACCCCTTTCTTCTGTGTCAGCTAGAATAACATCCTGATTGACTTTTTCAAAATTGTACCCTGATACCCGCCGCGGACGAAGTGATAAATCTTGCACAACGCGTCCAAACAACAATCAATAAAACTGATGGACAGGCCATATTTCACTTATATGCGGAAGGATGGTGTAACAGAAAGAGGAAGAAAGCTTCCACCAAAACCGATAAGTATGTCTAAAATGTGTCTTCCGCTGCACTGTGACATTTGTTACCTCTAATCTAACTAAAAAAATAAAATTTAAGATGTTAAATTTGTCACATTGAAGATGACCAAAATCACATTATATGAAAGAAAAAAATCAAAACCCGGACTGTATGGCAAAAATAAGCACAAAAAAGCCTCTTCTTCCTCCTAAAGTAGAGGCTTGGAGAGGCTAAAATGAAAGCACAGATTTCTCTGCCGGAAAAATAATGTAACGATCATTGATTTTCACAAAAAAATCAAAAAATTTGCGGCGTGTAATGCCCCTGGCTAATCCCTGTCGGCCTGCAAATGATCCTTGATCAGCTCCTGCTTGCGGTTCCAGACTGTTTCGCTCAAGTTCACGCGGTACACCTCGGGGTTCAGCTTGCGCAAATATTCCGGCCAGAACAAATCGAGCTGCTCCCGGTGATACGAGCGGATCTCCTCTAGGCTCGGCAGTTGATAGACGCGCAAGCCGTTCTGATAGACAGGTTCCAGCATAGGCAGCGCCGTGTAAGCCTCAACCGTCTTCTGCAGGTAGGGATGCAGCGGGTTAAACAGCTTCACCGGCTGACCATCACGCGGGCTGGGCTCTCCGGGATAGCTGATGTAATCCGCCAGCGCTTTGCCTTTTGGACCGATGATGCGGAAGACGTCTTTCTGACCGGGAGTCGTGACTTTCTCCGGGTTGGAGGAAATCTTGATCGTCGGAATCATCTTCCCGTTCTCCGCTTCGATTTCGACCAGCTTGTATACCCCTCCCAGGGCAGGCTGGTCCGAGGCTGTAATCAACTGGGTGCCGACGCCCCAGGAATCGATTCGGGCCCCCTGAAGCTTCAAGTTCGAGATGGTGTTCTCGTCAAGATCATTGCTGGCAACGATTTTGACGTATGGAAGACCGGCTTCGTCCAGCATTTTGCGCGCTTGAATCGACAGATAAGCGAGGTCTCCGCTGTCGAGCCGTATCGCGTTCATGCGCTTGCCTATGGCCTCCAGCTTCTTCGCTGTTGCAATGGCTTGGGGAACGCCGCTTCTGAGCGTATCGAATGTGTCAACCAGCAGTGTTACGCCTTCAGGCATCACCTTGGCGTAGATATCGAACGCCTCCTGCTCGCTGCCGAAGCTCTGCACCCAGGAATGGGCATGCGTTCCCTTCGCCGGGATGCCAAACATCCGGCCAGCCAGAAGGTTCGAGGTCGCGTCAAATCCAGCGAGATACGCCGCCCGCGTCCCCCAGATCGCCGCATCCGCCTCCTGCGCTCTGCGCGTGCCGAATTCCATTAGAATATCGTTTCCGGCCACCTGCTTGATCCGGGCCGCCTTCGTCGCGATCAGCGTCTGGTAATTCATGAAGTTAAGGATGGCCGTCTCTACGAGCTGAGCCTCCATTATCGATCCCTCGACGCGTATTAGCGGTTCCTCCGGAAAGACAAGGGCTCCTTCTTTCATCGAATGGATGCTGCCCTGAAAATGAAACTGCAGCAGCTCTTCCAGAAACGCCGGGTCGTAGTTCTCCTCCTGTTCCGAGAGGTATCTTACATCCTCCTCCGTGAACCGGAGGCCGTCGATATAATTGACGATCCGCTCCAGACCGGCGAACACGGCGAATCCGTTCCCGAACGGCAGCTTGCGGAAATAGGCTTCAAACACCGCTCGCCGCTTGTGCGAACCGTTCACCCAATGGGCGTACATCATGTTGATCTGGTATTTATCCGTATGCAGAGCAAGCTCTCTGTTCAACTGATTCATCTCCTGTCATCAAACGCCGTTCCTTATCTTATAAAAGGCGGAAAAAGCGGCTCGCCGCCGCTTCTCTTCCAGTACTCTATGAAATGGTTGCCGAATGCAAGGGAGTTACCCCGTACTTCCGGCTGCATGCTGTAGTATGGCCTTATTTGCCATTACGTATAAATCGACAGCAGTGGCTGATGGTCCGTGAACATGTACAGCTGTGCCGGCCGCTGCGAATATTGGTTCGAGCTAAGAGGGTTGCCCTCGCTGTCCCGTACTTCCTGAAGAATGCCCTGGCGGCTTCTTGTCGAGGTGATTTTGCGGATAAAGTTCGGCTCCTTGAATTCGGGGACCACCGTCTGAATCACTTGATACAGCTCGCTGAGCGTAAAATGAGGAGGCAAAAACTGCTTCGCGATCGTCGTCTGAAGCATCTGCTGCTGAATCCGCAAGTAAGCGTCGGTAATAATGTCGTGATGGTCAAAGGCCAGATCCAGCTCCTCAAGCGCCTCTCTCAAGGTGAACAGTCCCACCTCTCCTGCGTCGTCCGAGGCCTGGCGCTGCTCCAGCATCCACTCTTCCACAAGCGCAAAGAACGCATGGCTGATAATCCAGCCGCGAGGGTCTCTGCCCGGGGTGCTGTAGACGCCAAGATACTCCAAATGTCCACCGTCCACACCGGTCTCTTCCTTCAGTTCGCGCTTCGCCGCATCGTAGATCGATTCATTCTCCTGGCAAAAGCCGCCCGGAAGCGCCCATTTACCTTCACACGGCCATTTCTTCCGCCGGACCAGCATAACCTTGAGCTCGCGCAGGGGCAGTGTCTTGGTGACGGTCTTTCGCTCTCTCTTCGTCAAGGTAAACATAACAATATCCGCCGGGACCCCGTCCGGTGTCCGGTATTTTTTGGGATTATAGCTTTGTTCTCCGTTCTGGCTCACCATAAATCATCCTTTACCGCTGCTGAATTATATTCGTATCCTTAAATGTTACCAAATCTAAACTTCCAAAAGCAATAACCTTCTGCCAGACTAAAGGAACCCTTCTCTCAAAAGCCGGAATTTTGCATCCCATTGACAACGCCTTCTTTCAAAAAAGACCCTGCGGCTTGGCACAAGCGCAGGGTCTGTTGCCGGATGGATAGGCTCGCAAGCGTCCGGCTTGAGCATCCTTCTGTTACTCGCCGCACTTCGACGGAGGCGTGTCCGTCCCGGCTTCGACATTGATCTTCTCCGATACGGTATCCCGGATGACGGAGACCACCAGTTGAAGCAGCTCGTTGATTTCGCTCTGGCTCTGCTGGAATTCGGCTACGAGCGGGATGCTGTCGATCTCATCCTGCAGCTCGCTGATTTCAGCCTCGATCTTCTCCACCATAGTCTTGTTGCCGAGGCTCTCGAAGGCGACGATCTCCTTCTGCTTCTTCTTGATTTGGGAGATCAGCCCCTGCACACGGGTATGATCCTGAATCTTCTCTTCCGCCTGCTGAAAATGCCGCACTTCTTCGCTGGTCGAAATCAGCGAGGCAAGCTCGCTGGCCTTGGCCAATATGTCATCCCTGCCGATCAGTTCGCGATAGTCATTGGACATCGTTCCATACTGATTGACATGGCCTCTCTCCTCTGTCATGCCGATCCCTCCTTCTCTTGTTGTGATCTCACAGGGCTGCGGCCGTTTCGGCCACGTATTCGCCTTTGATGTACCAGGTTTTGGTATCGGTAATCTTGACTTGGACGAAGGTGCCGATCAGCTCCTTTTGCCCTTCAAAATGCACCAGCTTATTGCTGCGCGTGCGGCCGGACAGAACATTCGCGTTGTTCTTGCTCTCGCCCTCGACCAGAATCTCTACTGTCCGGCCCATCATCCGGTCGTTGCCGGCGCGGCTCTGCTCGCTCAGCAGCTCGTTCAGGCGGCGGAGACGCTCGCTCTTGACCTCGGCGGGTACGTTATCCTCCATCGAGGCGGCCGGGGTGCCCTCGCGCGGCGAATAAATAAACGTGTATGCCATATCGAAACCGACTTCCCGAACAAGCGACATGGTCTCTTCGAACTGCTCCTCCGTCTCTCCAGGAAAGCCGACAATAATATCGGTTGACAGAACAACATCCTTAACAGCACCCTTCAGCTTGCGGACAAGCTCCAGGTAAGTTTCACGGCTGTATTTGCGGCTCATGCGCTTCAGAATGGCGTTGCTGCCGGATTGAACGGGGAGATGGATGCTCTCCATCAGGTTGCCGCCCTTGCCGAGCACTTGCACCAGCTTGTCGTCGAAGTCGCGCGGATGGGAGGTCATGAACCGGATCCGCGGGATATCGATCTTCCGGAGGTCATCCATCAAATCGCCGAAGGTATAATCCAGATCCGTGAAATCTTTGCCGTACGCATTGACATTTTGTCCGAGCAGAGTCACTTCCTTGAAGCCCTGGCGGGCCAGCTCGCGAAGCTCGGCGATGACGTCCTCGGGTCTGCGGCTGCGCTCTTTCCCCCGAGTAAAAGGAACGATACAGTAGGTGCAGAACTTGTCGCACCCGTACATAATATTGACCCAAGCGCGCATGCCTTCCCGTTTCTTGGGCAGGTTCTCGATAATGTCGCCTTCCTTGGACCAGACTTCCACGACGAGCTCCTTGCTGAACACCGCTTCCTTGATCAGTGCGGGAAGCCGATGAAGATTATGGGTGCCGAATATTATATCGACAAAACCATGCTTGGCCATAATGCGGTTGACGACGCCCTCTTCCTGGGACATGCAGCCGCAGACGCCAAGCAGCAGGCCCGGCTTCTCCGTCTTGAGGTGCTTGAGATGACCAAGCTCGCCGAACACCTTATCCTCCGCGTTCTCCCGGATGGCACAAGTGTTGAGCAGAATGATGTCGGCCTGGTTCCGGTCCTCCGTGCTCCGGTAGCCCATCTGCTCCAGAAGTCCCTTCATCGTCTCGGTGTCATGCTCATTCATCTGGCAGCCGTAGGTGGTGATGGAATAGAGCTTGCCTTCTCCAAAGGTTCTCATATCCTCGGGAATAGCAAAATCATAATGAACCTCGATCTCTTCCTTC includes these proteins:
- a CDS encoding 2-oxoacid:acceptor oxidoreductase family protein, yielding MVQLPKVNELGFFEIRLESIGGLGANLAGKMLAEAGVVGANLNGVSFSSYGSEKKGSPVKAHIRFCDLNTPIRDTSPVERPHVVGVFHESLGKIVNVTSGIQADSTVLVNSSKSPEELKELLGVTAGTIAVVDATIIALEEKNRVNMAMLGGLFRLCPFLDPDTMKAVIEKSLGKKYPQAVQSAITTFDRGYNEVKFQTFELPEGESLPEFVRSDTSPLGYETQPIGGTIVNPGTSFLKDLSISRSGLIPKYDNESCINCAECDTVCPDMCFVWEETVNKKGRTMMFLKGIDYQYCKGCLKCVEACPTSALSRVREKEGFAEANTVRHTFDLVEQI
- the miaB gene encoding tRNA (N6-isopentenyl adenosine(37)-C2)-methylthiotransferase MiaB, whose protein sequence is MTKENRSPDLKSGKGAKDYSKYFDFSGAKVIAEAEGKTTFRIKGRTIQVNSQPDYREGKRRGKEEIEVHYDFAIPEDMRTFGEGKLYSITTYGCQMNEHDTETMKGLLEQMGYRSTEDRNQADIILLNTCAIRENAEDKVFGELGHLKHLKTEKPGLLLGVCGCMSQEEGVVNRIMAKHGFVDIIFGTHNLHRLPALIKEAVFSKELVVEVWSKEGDIIENLPKKREGMRAWVNIMYGCDKFCTYCIVPFTRGKERSRRPEDVIAELRELARQGFKEVTLLGQNVNAYGKDFTDLDYTFGDLMDDLRKIDIPRIRFMTSHPRDFDDKLVQVLGKGGNLMESIHLPVQSGSNAILKRMSRKYSRETYLELVRKLKGAVKDVVLSTDIIVGFPGETEEQFEETMSLVREVGFDMAYTFIYSPREGTPAASMEDNVPAEVKSERLRRLNELLSEQSRAGNDRMMGRTVEILVEGESKNNANVLSGRTRSNKLVHFEGQKELIGTFVQVKITDTKTWYIKGEYVAETAAAL
- a CDS encoding NUDIX domain-containing protein; this translates as MVSQNGEQSYNPKKYRTPDGVPADIVMFTLTKRERKTVTKTLPLRELKVMLVRRKKWPCEGKWALPGGFCQENESIYDAAKRELKEETGVDGGHLEYLGVYSTPGRDPRGWIISHAFFALVEEWMLEQRQASDDAGEVGLFTLREALEELDLAFDHHDIITDAYLRIQQQMLQTTIAKQFLPPHFTLSELYQVIQTVVPEFKEPNFIRKITSTRSRQGILQEVRDSEGNPLSSNQYSQRPAQLYMFTDHQPLLSIYT
- a CDS encoding nicotinate phosphoribosyltransferase, which gives rise to MNQLNRELALHTDKYQINMMYAHWVNGSHKRRAVFEAYFRKLPFGNGFAVFAGLERIVNYIDGLRFTEEDVRYLSEQEENYDPAFLEELLQFHFQGSIHSMKEGALVFPEEPLIRVEGSIMEAQLVETAILNFMNYQTLIATKAARIKQVAGNDILMEFGTRRAQEADAAIWGTRAAYLAGFDATSNLLAGRMFGIPAKGTHAHSWVQSFGSEQEAFDIYAKVMPEGVTLLVDTFDTLRSGVPQAIATAKKLEAIGKRMNAIRLDSGDLAYLSIQARKMLDEAGLPYVKIVASNDLDENTISNLKLQGARIDSWGVGTQLITASDQPALGGVYKLVEIEAENGKMIPTIKISSNPEKVTTPGQKDVFRIIGPKGKALADYISYPGEPSPRDGQPVKLFNPLHPYLQKTVEAYTALPMLEPVYQNGLRVYQLPSLEEIRSYHREQLDLFWPEYLRKLNPEVYRVNLSETVWNRKQELIKDHLQADRD
- a CDS encoding RicAFT regulatory complex protein RicA family protein, producing MTEERGHVNQYGTMSNDYRELIGRDDILAKASELASLISTSEEVRHFQQAEEKIQDHTRVQGLISQIKKKQKEIVAFESLGNKTMVEKIEAEISELQDEIDSIPLVAEFQQSQSEINELLQLVVSVIRDTVSEKINVEAGTDTPPSKCGE